In Papaver somniferum cultivar HN1 chromosome 1, ASM357369v1, whole genome shotgun sequence, a genomic segment contains:
- the LOC113347788 gene encoding uncharacterized protein LOC113347788 codes for MRKRREKGLCYNCDEVFQVGHKCLKQQIYMLVVDDEESTQSGEESRVETLLSPTLEEEVEISVHALAGNVSHNTIRIEGASKKHPLTILIDSGSTHSFLDPAAAARCGGNLVPTASLLVAVANGNKMVSDAKCPSFHWLMQGHQFQFDVRLLTLGGCDMVLGVDWMKGMSPTVFDFNKLTIELSWEGQTIKLQGNSPTTQLSMMTGKALRKWVRQNKHGMVEPNTLPPSRAHDHHIPLKPLNTPPNQRPYRIPYIQKEVVEQLLQEMLKIGVIQPSRIPFSSPILLVKKKDDSLRFCVDYRKLNEATIKDKFPIPIIEELLDELCGAKVLSKIDLRAGYHQIRVFPADTYKTAFKTHQGHYEFMVMPFGLTNAPASFQVLMNDVFQPYLRKFILVFFDDILVYSPDMTSHLRHLELTLKTLQEQNTICQDQ; via the exons ATGCGCAAAAGACGAGAAAAAGGTCTTTGCTATAACTGCGATGAAGTTTTTCAGGTTGGACATAAGTGTCTTAAGCAACAAATTTATATGTtggttgttgatgatgaagagtCGACACAATCTGGTGAAGAATCACGTGTCGAAACTCTATTGTCTCCTACTCTAGAAGAAGAAGTCGAAATTTCAGTTCATGCTCTAGCTGGCAATGTCTCCCACAACACCATTCGGATAGAGGGAGCTTCTAAGAAGCATCCACTGACAATCTTGATAGATAGTGGCAGCACTCATAGTTTTCTCGACCCAGCTGCAGCTGCTAGATGTGGAGGGAATCTTGTTCCTACAGCCTCACTGTTAGTAGCAGTAGCAAATGGTAATAAAATGGTTAGTGATGCTAAGTGTCCATCATTTCATTGGCTAATGCAAGGACACCAATTCCAATTTGATGTGCGTCTCTTAACCTTGGGGGGCTGTGACATGGTGCTTGGAGTGGATTGGATGAAAGGCATGAGTCCAACGGTTTTTGACTTCAATAAACTGACTATAGAATTATCTTGGGAGGGGCAGACCATCAAACTACAAGGTAACAGTCCTACAACTCAGCTTTCTATGATGACTGGTAAGGCTTTGCGTAAATGGGTTAGGCAGAATAAACATGGAATGGTTG AACCCAACACTCTTCCCCCATCTAGGGCTCATGATCATCATATTCCATTAAAACCACTCAATACACCTCCAAACCAAAGGCCGTATCGTATTCCTTATATTCAGAAGGAAGTAGTAGAACAACTGCTGCAGGAAATGCTCAAAATTGGTGTGATACAACCTAGTAGAATCCCTTTCTCTTCTCCAATATTACTTGTTAAAAAGAAAGATGACAGCTTGCGATTTTGTGTCGACTACAGAAAGTTAAATGAAGCTACTATTAAAGACAAATTCCCTATTCCCATTATAGAGGAGTTATTGGATGAGCTGTGTGGTGCAAAGGTGTTATCCAAGATAGATTTACGCGCAGGGTATCATCAAATTCGTGTGTTTCCTGCAGACACATACAAGACGGCGTTTAAGACTCATCAAGGGCATTATGAGTTTATGGTGATGCCATTCGGCTTAACCAATGCTCCAGCCTCCTTCCAAGTATTAATGAATGATGTTTTTCAGCCGTACTTGAGGAAGTTTATCTTAGTGTTTTTCGATGACATATTGGTATACAGCCCAGATATGACTTCCCATTTGAGACATCTAGAGCTCACTCTTAAAACTTTACAAGAACAAAACACTATATGCCAAGATCAGTAA